One genomic segment of Mangifera indica cultivar Alphonso chromosome 6, CATAS_Mindica_2.1, whole genome shotgun sequence includes these proteins:
- the LOC123219498 gene encoding glucan endo-1,3-beta-glucosidase 13-like, producing the protein MRKNILLILQCLLLLECYLASTMEAADAGVPVTVMSPPEGNTTFLDGTTWCVALNGVSQIDLQNALDWACGLGMADCNAIQKGEACFEPDTLVSHASFAFNSYYQQNGNSDIACNFGGTATVTKRNPSYNKCVYASPGSVGSSAPPFYKQKPSFIWWKIVGIVVLLYLTS; encoded by the exons ATGAGGAAAAACATATTGTTGATACTTCAGTGTCTTTTACTTCTGGAATGCTATCTGG cTTCAACAATGGAGGCAGCAGATGCAGGAGTTCCAGTAACAGTTATGTCACCTCCAGAAGGTAACACAACATTCCTTGATGGAACAACATGGTGCGTGGCCCTTAATGGAGTTTCACAGATTGATTTACAAAATGCATTAGACTGGGCCTGCGGACTGGGAATGGCTGACTGCAATGCCATCCAAAAAGGTGAAGCATGTTTCGAACCAGACACGCTCGTCTCTCACGCCTCCTTCGCATTCAATAGCTATTATCAACAGAATGGCAATTCCGATATTGCTTGCAATTTCGGAGGAACTGCCACTGTAACAAAACGCAATCCCA GTTATAACAAATGTGTGTATGCCTCCCCGGG ATCTGTAGGCTCTTCAGCACCTCCATTTTACAAGCAAAAACCAAGCTTTATTTGGTGGAAGATTGTCGGGATTGTAGTGCTTTTGTACTTGACAAGCTGA